The DNA segment CCATATTGGAGACGCAATCGCGATGGAAACCAAAGTGACGGGTCGGCATCTTGAAATCACCCCGGCAATCAACGAATATGCACATAAGAAATGCGAACGATTCCGCCGGCATTTCGACCGGATCCAGGAAATCTCGGTCGTGATCGACAAGCACGATCGGGCGTATGATGTGGAAATCATCGTCGAGGTCGAGCATCACGACCCGTTCATCGCCCGAGGCAAGGACGAAGACCTCTACGCCTGCATCGATACGACGACTGACAAGGTCGAACGTCAACTCACCGACCACAAGGAAAAGCTCCGCAATCGTAAGCACAATGTCTGACCCGCCTCACGGCCACTTTTCGCATCAAGGATCGCTCCCATGAAACTGAGTGATTTCGTCTCCCCAAAAGCCCTCGTCCCCCAGCTTCAGGCCGTCAAGCGCGATGACGTCATCGCCGAGCTCGTCGACGCCCTGATCGCCAGCGGCGCCCTGACCGCCGCTCTGCGCGATGATGTCATCAAGCTCATCATCGAACGCGAGAAGCACGGGTCGACCGGCTTCGGCAAGGGCGTCGCCGTCCCGCACGTCAAGCACGAGAAGATCAAGAAGATGGCCGCCACCATCGGCATCTCCGCCTCCGGCGTCGACTTCAACGCGCTCGACAAGGCGCCCGTCTACTCCGTGGTCCTTCTGATGAGCCCCGCCGATCAACCCGATCAGCACCTTCAGGCGATGGAGAACATCTTCCGCAATCTCCAGAAGGACACCTTCCGCCGATTCCTCCGCCAGGCCTCGACCGTCGATGAGATCATGGACCTGATTCACGAAGCCGACGGACACCAGCTTCAGGGTTAACGGGCCGATGATCCCGACGAGTCTCCCATGCCGACAGACGATACCGTCCGCATCACCGTGACCATTCTCAACCGGTTGGGCCTGCACGCCCGCCCGGCGATGGCGCTGGTCGATGCCGCCAACCGGTATCAATGCAAAGTCACCATTCAAAAGCACGGCTCCGACGAAGTCCACGACGGCAAATCCATCATGAGCGTCATGATGCTCGCCGCCGGTGAAGGCACGCGTCTTGAAATCCAGGCCAGCGGTCCCGACGCAAAAAAAGCCGCCGACGCGCTCAAGCAGCTCGTCACCAGTAAATTCGGCGAAGAATGACGCCTGACGCACGGCGGTTTCGCCCCAGGTTTCATCGTTTGGCGACGCCGCTCGCAGCGTGCTCTTCACTGATCCGCAAACGACATGGCCCGTCTTCCCTTCAACCCCGACAATCTTCCTGACCGCGACGCCGGTCCGCCCGCTCAGCGCGAGCAGCGGCGCTACGGTTCGCTCGCCGGGCCGGCGCCGCTTTCGGTGACCCAGCTTACCGACCTCATCAAGCGCGTCCTTGCCGATCGCACTCCTTCGCCCGTCCGCGTCGTCGGCGAAGTGAGCAATTTCTCCGATCGCAACCACTGGTACCTCTCGCTCAAGGACGAGCAGAACGTCATCGCATGCGTGATGTGGGCCTCGGCCGCTCGCAAGACCGACTTCCGCCCGGAGCATGGTCAGCAGGTCCTCGCCACCGGGCGGCTCGACTATTACGGGCCGCAGGGCCGCCTGCAGCTTTACATCGACAAGCTCGAGCCGATCGGCCTCGGCGCGCTGGAGCAGCGCTTTCGCCAGCTATGCGACGAGCTGCGCGGATTGGGCTATTTCGCCGATGAAAACAAGCAGCCGATGCCCCCGTTCCCAGAGCACATCGCCGTCGTCACCAGCGCCAAGGGCGCCGCCTTGCAGGATGTCATCAACACGGCTCGCCAGCGATGGGCGGGCATTCGGCTCTCGCACGTCGATGTGTTGGTGCAGGGTGCGGATGCGGCGCCGGACATCGCCCGCGCGATCCGTGCCCTCGGCCAGCAGCACGAAGCACTGAAGCTCGACGCCATCATCCTTACCCGCGGCGGCGGCTCGCTCGAAGACCTCTGGGCCTTCAACGAGCGCCTCGTCGCCGACGCCGTGCGCGACTGCCCGATTCCGATCGCCGCCGCCATCGGGCATGAAACCGATACGACCATCGCCGAACTCGTCGCCGACCTGCGTTGCTCGACCCCGACGCAGGCCGCCGCCCGGCTCGTGCCCGATGCCGCCGGGGAATGTCAGCACCTCGATCAGCTTGCGCATCGCCTGAGTCTCTCGTTGCGTCGTCGCGCCGAGCACGCCCGCACGCGCCTCGAAGCCGCGGCGCGTCACGCATTTTTCCGGCGCCCCGTCGAATCGCTCGATCAGCACCGCGAGCGCCTCGCCGCCGACGTCCGCCATCTGACCGCCGCCCTGCGCGATCGGCTCGCCAATCTCCGCGCCGCCCTCAGCGACATGCAGCACGCGCTTGCCCGCATCGAACCCATGTCGCGCCTTCGTGTCGCGCGCCAGCAGCTCGTCGCCCACGAGCGTCACCTCCGCGCCACGATGACCCAGCGTGCAACGACCCAGCGTCATCGCCTCGACGCGCTCGCTCGCCAGCTCAACGCCATCGACCCCCATCACGTCCTCGCCCGTGGCTACAGCTACACCACCACCCCCGCCGGCGACCTGCTCCGCTCACCCAACCAGGTCCATCCCGGCGACGCCATCGTCAGCCACCTCGCCGATGGCAAAATCCATTCGCGGGTGACAGCTTCAGACGCGCCCCGTCTCAAATCGTCAGCTTCCGACAAAAAGCCCCCGCGCCGGCAAACGGGCGGGGATGATCAAGCTTCGCTTTTCGGTGATTGAGTCGGTCGATCTTACTCGCCGCGCTGTTCCTTGGTCAGCTCGAGGATGTGCAGGCGGCCGCCTTCGTCGTTGACGACTTCGATGCTGATTTCCTGACCGGGTTTGAGCGAGCGGATGAAGCGGGTGTGGTTTTCGACGGGGTGCCACTTGTCCCCATCGCCTTTGGTCCACTGGGCATTGATGAGCACGCTCTTGCCGACCAGCACGGCGGGCTCGCGCGCGGAGTTCTTCGGATTGGTGCGCCCGATTTCGGTGACCTTCATGCGGAAGCCCTTGCCTTCCTGCACGACTTCGCCGACCGTGCCGCGCAGCACGCCGGAGAATCCCTTGGCTCCGTCGGGCAGCATCGGCCCCTCGGCGGCAAGAGCGAGCGGAGCGAAACAGACGAACGCGATGAGGGTGACACGTTGCAGCATGGCGGGCCTCCGTAGAAGGGTGAGGCCCGATTGTAACGCGCGAGCGGGACGGCGCGTCAACTGCCGCGATACGTCGAATACCCGTACGGGCTCAGCAGCAGGGGCACATGATAATGGGCATCGGGTTTGTCGAGAATGAAGTGGATCGACACACGGGGGAAGAAGCTGGCGTGGCCGGAGGTCTTGGCGTAGTCGCCTGTGTCGAAGTCAAGCGTGTATTCGCCGGGTTCGATCGGGCCGGGAGGGAGGAGATCGGTGATGCGGCCGTCGGCGTTGGTGACGCCGGCGGCGAGCAACTTGTCGCCGTGCCGCAGCGTGACTTTAACGCCGGCGGCGGGAACGCCGCGGGCGGTGTCGAGGACGTGCGTCGTGATCGGGCAGCGTGCAGTCATGCGAACATCTTATCAAGGCGCAGGTGCGTGATCTTGCGCTGCTCGCCGGCGGCGATTTTCACCTCGGCCGCGCGATCGTGCGGCAGTCGCTCGCGCAGCAGGGCGAGCATCTGAGCGGCCGACTTGCCGGTGGCGCAGATGATGAAGATGAATCCGAATCGCTTTTCATATTCGCCATTACCCGCCGCGAGCTGTTCGATCACGGCGTCGCCCGCCGACGAAACGCCCGACTGCTCGCCGTGCGACCACTCGCGATTGCCGACGAATTTCATGCGCAGCGAGTTCACATCGCCGATTTTCGGATGCGCCGCGAAGGCCCTGAGCCAGTCGGATTCGGTCAGCGCATCAAAGCATCGGTCGGCGGCGACATGCGCGGCGGCAAGATCATGAAACGGGCGCGACCTGGCCATCGCCGCACACCACGTCTCCGTGCCGCAGCAGCGTTTCATTACCGCCGCGGCCTCGTCCCGCGACATCGCATCGAACTGCGCGATCGTCAACACGTCACTCACGCCACACCACCTTGCCGTGCAGCTCCTCCGCAAATCGCCCGTGCCGGTAAACGCACAAACCGCCCAGATACGTCCGCTCAATCACGCCCGTCAGTGCACACCCGGCATACGGCGTGATCGGATGGCGGTGATGCAGCTTCGCCGGATCGACCGTCCATTTCGCGTCCCAATCCATGATGCACAAATCCGCCCGTTTGCCCGGATCGATCGAACCGCGCGACCCGCTCACGCCAAGCAATTTCGCCGGCGCGGCGCTCATCCATCGCGCCAAATCCATCGGCGTCACACCGCCAAGCGAACGCACAATCGACGGGCCCAATTGAAGCGACGCGATCCCGCCCCACGCCTTGTCAAACCGCCCGCCAGTTTCCTTCATCGCCGGCGGACACGGCGAATGATCCGACGCGACCAGATCGATGCGCCCATCATGCAGCGCCGCCAGCAGACGGAACCCATCGCCGCGGATCGGCGGGGCGCACTTGTACTGCGTCGCGCCATCCGGGATCGCCGCGGGATCGAAATATAGGTAATGCGGACACGTTTCGACCGTAATGGGCAGCCCTTCCCGGCGAGCGTCGGCGAACATCGAAAGCGAATCGGTGTCCGCCAGATGCACGATGTGCACACGCGCCCCGGTTGCGCGGCAAAGGTCGATCATCATCGCGATGGCATCATGCTCAAACGAGCGCGGCCGCGTCGCCAGATAGTCGGCGTAACGATGCGGATCGTCCATCGGCGGTAACTCATGCACGATTTCGGCGTGGGTGAGCAGCGGCACGTGTCGCGCCGCCAGCAGGGGCATCGCCGCTTCGAGGTCGCTACGCGTCGCGTTCGGAAATTCATCGAGGCCCGAGTGACAGAGAAAGGCCTTGACGCCGACGACGCCGGCGTCGAGGAGGGCGGGCAGTTCGCCGACGTTGCCGGGAACAAGGCCGGCATGGAACGCGACGTCGATGGCGAGTTTGCCATTCGATGCGGAAATTTTCGCGGCGAGATTTCCGGGGGTCGTCGTGACGGGGCTCGAATTGAGCGGCATGTCGGCGACGAGCGTGATGCCCGCTGCGGCGGCGGCGCGCGTGGCGGTGACAAATCCTTCCCATTCGGTGCGGCCGGGCTCATTGATATGCACATGCGGATCGATCAGGCCCGGCAGAATCACGCGATCGCCCAGCGACTCCGCCGCCGAATCGACGCCCGGCGCGACCGAATCGATGAGCCCATCCCTGATGTGAATCGTCGCCGGCCGCTCGCCGCCCGGGAGGACGACGCGGGTCGAAGCGATGGAAAAGGCGTGACGCTGCGGCATGATCGGATTATAGTTGACGCGGCCCACTTCAAGGAGTGCCCCCGATGCCCGGCAAACTCGTTCACAACCAGTACGGCAAACAGCGCGTCCGCGTCAGCAAGATCAAGCGCAAGAGTGACCGCCATGAATTCGTCGAAGCCGCGATCGACGCCCTGCTCGAAGGCGACTTCGCCGCCAGTTACGCCGCCGGCGACAACACGAAGGTCATCGCCACCGACTCGATCCGTAACACGATCTACGTCAAGGCCAAGGACGATCCGTGGACGACGATCGAATCGCTGGGCGTCACGCTGGCCAAGCACTTCATCGACACGTATCCGCATGTGACGCGCTCGACGATCACGCTGCGCGAGCATCTTTGGCATCGCATCGGCAAGGCACCCGCCGCCTTCGTCGGGTCCGATGGCGAGACGCCGACGGCGATCGTCACGCTCCAGCGCGGCGGGAAAGTCAGTGTGACCGCCGGCCTCGACAACCTCATGATCGCCAAAACCACCGACAGCGCCTTCAAGAATTTCGTCACCGACGAGTACCGCACGCTGCCCGACACCGACGACCGCGTCTTCGCCACCGTGCTGACGGCGACCTGGCGTTATACTGACACCGACATGGACTTCGCCGCCGCCCGCGCGGCGATCCGCTCGGCGATGCTTGACACGTTCGCCAATCACATGAGTCTCTCCGTGCAGCAGTCGCTGAACCTGATGGGGCAGGCGGCGCTTCAGGCGTGCGCGACGATCGACCAGATCACGCTGACGATGCCCAACAAGCATCACCTCAAGTTTAACCTCGCCTCGTTCGGCCGCGAGAACAACAATGAGGTGTTCCACGTCACCGACGAACCGGCCGGCTGGATCACGGGGACGCTGAGCCGGTGACGATATGATGTTTCGACAGAGACCATTCACTCAAAAGGACGAACTCATGAAGCGATGTATTGGATTGTTGGTGCTCCTGCTGGCCGCCTGTGCCCCGAGGGTCGGAGCTGTGGACAAGCCCGCGCCTATCAAGGCGCTGCTCATCACCGGCGGGTGCTGTCACGATTACGCCTATCAGGCCAAGCAGCTCATCGACGCCACGAAGGCGATGGCGAACATCGAGTGGACCGTCTTGCAGGACCCGCGCACCGGGACGCGCGGCGAGATCGAACTGTACAACAACCCGGACTGGGCGAAGGGTTACGACGTCGTGGTGCATAATGAATGTTTCGCCGACACCGACGACCCGGCGTACATCCGCAAGATCACGGAGATTCACAAGGCGGGCGTGCCAGCGGTGGTGATTCACTGCGCGATGCATACGTACCGCGCGGCGAACGTCGATGACTGGCGTGAATTTCTGGGCGTGACCAGTCGGCGGCACGAGCATCAGGCCAACTATCCGGTCAAGGCGGCGAGCGATTCGCCGATCATGAAGGGTTTTCCGGGGGTTTGGACGACGCCGAT comes from the Planctomycetota bacterium genome and includes:
- the uraD gene encoding 2-oxo-4-hydroxy-4-carboxy-5-ureidoimidazoline decarboxylase, which encodes MTIAQFDAMSRDEAAAVMKRCCGTETWCAAMARSRPFHDLAAAHVAADRCFDALTESDWLRAFAAHPKIGDVNSLRMKFVGNREWSHGEQSGVSSAGDAVIEQLAAGNGEYEKRFGFIFIICATGKSAAQMLALLRERLPHDRAAEVKIAAGEQRKITHLRLDKMFA
- the xseA gene encoding exodeoxyribonuclease VII large subunit, with product MARLPFNPDNLPDRDAGPPAQREQRRYGSLAGPAPLSVTQLTDLIKRVLADRTPSPVRVVGEVSNFSDRNHWYLSLKDEQNVIACVMWASAARKTDFRPEHGQQVLATGRLDYYGPQGRLQLYIDKLEPIGLGALEQRFRQLCDELRGLGYFADENKQPMPPFPEHIAVVTSAKGAALQDVINTARQRWAGIRLSHVDVLVQGADAAPDIARAIRALGQQHEALKLDAIILTRGGGSLEDLWAFNERLVADAVRDCPIPIAAAIGHETDTTIAELVADLRCSTPTQAAARLVPDAAGECQHLDQLAHRLSLSLRRRAEHARTRLEAAARHAFFRRPVESLDQHRERLAADVRHLTAALRDRLANLRAALSDMQHALARIEPMSRLRVARQQLVAHERHLRATMTQRATTQRHRLDALARQLNAIDPHHVLARGYSYTTTPAGDLLRSPNQVHPGDAIVSHLADGKIHSRVTASDAPRLKSSASDKKPPRRQTGGDDQASLFGD
- the allB gene encoding allantoinase AllB; translation: MPQRHAFSIASTRVVLPGGERPATIHIRDGLIDSVAPGVDSAAESLGDRVILPGLIDPHVHINEPGRTEWEGFVTATRAAAAAGITLVADMPLNSSPVTTTPGNLAAKISASNGKLAIDVAFHAGLVPGNVGELPALLDAGVVGVKAFLCHSGLDEFPNATRSDLEAAMPLLAARHVPLLTHAEIVHELPPMDDPHRYADYLATRPRSFEHDAIAMMIDLCRATGARVHIVHLADTDSLSMFADARREGLPITVETCPHYLYFDPAAIPDGATQYKCAPPIRGDGFRLLAALHDGRIDLVASDHSPCPPAMKETGGRFDKAWGGIASLQLGPSIVRSLGGVTPMDLARWMSAAPAKLLGVSGSRGSIDPGKRADLCIMDWDAKWTVDPAKLHHRHPITPYAGCALTGVIERTYLGGLCVYRHGRFAEELHGKVVWRE
- a CDS encoding PTS sugar transporter subunit IIA; its protein translation is MKLSDFVSPKALVPQLQAVKRDDVIAELVDALIASGALTAALRDDVIKLIIEREKHGSTGFGKGVAVPHVKHEKIKKMAATIGISASGVDFNALDKAPVYSVVLLMSPADQPDQHLQAMENIFRNLQKDTFRRFLRQASTVDEIMDLIHEADGHQLQG
- a CDS encoding ThuA domain-containing protein; this translates as MMFRQRPFTQKDELMKRCIGLLVLLLAACAPRVGAVDKPAPIKALLITGGCCHDYAYQAKQLIDATKAMANIEWTVLQDPRTGTRGEIELYNNPDWAKGYDVVVHNECFADTDDPAYIRKITEIHKAGVPAVVIHCAMHTYRAANVDDWREFLGVTSRRHEHQANYPVKAASDSPIMKGFPGVWTTPMDELYVIEKVWPGTTPLATSADDKTGTTYPVFWTHQFGKARVFGTTFGHSNETWADPVYLRTVSRGLIWAAGKLGDDGNVLPGYEPAGK
- the uraH gene encoding hydroxyisourate hydrolase; translation: MTARCPITTHVLDTARGVPAAGVKVTLRHGDKLLAAGVTNADGRITDLLPPGPIEPGEYTLDFDTGDYAKTSGHASFFPRVSIHFILDKPDAHYHVPLLLSPYGYSTYRGS
- the raiA gene encoding ribosome-associated translation inhibitor RaiA translates to METKVTGRHLEITPAINEYAHKKCERFRRHFDRIQEISVVIDKHDRAYDVEIIVEVEHHDPFIARGKDEDLYACIDTTTDKVERQLTDHKEKLRNRKHNV
- a CDS encoding HPr family phosphocarrier protein gives rise to the protein MPTDDTVRITVTILNRLGLHARPAMALVDAANRYQCKVTIQKHGSDEVHDGKSIMSVMMLAAGEGTRLEIQASGPDAKKAADALKQLVTSKFGEE
- the pucL gene encoding urate oxidase; amino-acid sequence: MPGKLVHNQYGKQRVRVSKIKRKSDRHEFVEAAIDALLEGDFAASYAAGDNTKVIATDSIRNTIYVKAKDDPWTTIESLGVTLAKHFIDTYPHVTRSTITLREHLWHRIGKAPAAFVGSDGETPTAIVTLQRGGKVSVTAGLDNLMIAKTTDSAFKNFVTDEYRTLPDTDDRVFATVLTATWRYTDTDMDFAAARAAIRSAMLDTFANHMSLSVQQSLNLMGQAALQACATIDQITLTMPNKHHLKFNLASFGRENNNEVFHVTDEPAGWITGTLSR